The proteins below come from a single Holdemania massiliensis genomic window:
- a CDS encoding tetratricopeptide repeat protein — protein MDKDYSTKEISLALKTLQLYFESSNHQICENSNISMDKYYRLINGYDKLGKQSLKKILACYLVGEKEFFSNSNEIHILYNKFVDSYIFADNDEMKQVVQKLIENEEVFESSITFYIVILLNYAQKVRKYEDTARERKIILKIYSLLNDNDKAFFNLFYSLELRRIHKLDEAGFRIEESLGNCTNKLRSMLVYHKIIIKLKQNSLAHIQNDFDICKKQFLYDQNFNRYLEIICHEAIYYVKIFQYDMAIEIFKTARNTAEREENSRLKNLINDNLVWVYILKKDYQQALNYVDESFTNDIACFHKGYLYHKLGNIQKSDRYIQMALSRNLNNRTVLIKLIRYVSILNAGNERKILNYLESLEKLLLNGKKYDVEDLIFVYNEVIDFYETKEKYKEATEYYHKLIKIIC, from the coding sequence ATGGATAAGGATTATTCAACAAAAGAGATAAGTTTAGCATTAAAAACTTTGCAATTGTACTTTGAAAGCTCTAATCATCAAATCTGTGAAAATTCCAATATATCAATGGACAAATATTATCGTTTAATCAATGGTTATGATAAATTGGGAAAACAAAGCTTGAAGAAAATTTTAGCCTGTTATTTAGTTGGGGAAAAGGAATTTTTCTCTAATTCTAATGAAATACACATACTTTATAATAAGTTTGTCGATAGCTATATCTTTGCGGATAATGATGAAATGAAACAGGTTGTGCAAAAACTCATTGAGAATGAGGAAGTTTTTGAAAGCTCAATCACGTTTTATATTGTTATATTGCTTAATTATGCACAAAAAGTTAGAAAATACGAAGACACAGCAAGAGAAAGAAAGATTATATTAAAAATTTATTCACTATTGAATGACAATGATAAAGCATTCTTTAATTTGTTTTATTCTTTAGAGCTAAGAAGAATACATAAACTGGATGAAGCGGGTTTTCGTATAGAAGAATCTTTGGGAAATTGCACTAATAAACTTCGAAGTATGCTTGTCTATCATAAAATTATCATTAAATTAAAACAAAACAGCCTAGCTCATATTCAAAACGACTTCGATATCTGCAAGAAGCAATTTCTTTATGACCAAAATTTTAATCGCTATTTAGAAATTATATGCCATGAAGCAATTTATTATGTGAAGATATTTCAATATGATATGGCCATTGAAATTTTTAAAACAGCGCGGAATACGGCTGAAAGAGAAGAAAATAGCAGACTGAAAAATCTCATCAATGACAATCTTGTCTGGGTTTATATTTTGAAAAAGGATTATCAGCAAGCTTTGAATTATGTTGATGAGTCTTTTACTAATGATATAGCTTGTTTTCACAAAGGTTATCTATATCACAAGTTAGGAAATATTCAAAAGTCAGATAGATATATTCAAATGGCACTTTCTCGCAACCTAAATAATCGCACAGTTCTTATAAAACTGATTCGTTATGTTTCGATTTTAAATGCTGGAAATGAACGAAAGATTTTAAATTATTTAGAATCACTGGAGAAACTTCTACTGAATGGGAAAAAATATGATGTTGAAGATTTAATCTTTGTATACAATGAAGTGATTGATTTCTACGAAACGAAAGAAAAATATAAAGAGGCAACGGAATATTATCATAAGCTAATAAAAATTATATGTTAA
- a CDS encoding DUF4230 domain-containing protein, with the protein MSKKQNQSIIRKMISITIIALILGAVCFLGGVLLAQRTHSGKTVITSDTLFQQLRSVSQLTTVEYHYTNMGKFEKNADLNGWTIPLTKASFILAYDGKITAGVRLDDVKIDVAQTTITITLPAAEILSHEVDESSIEVYDESNNIFNPISISDYAAFSKQQKEVMENKVIEGGLLLQARQKAGEVISQLLTTANPEYTIVVQEAKSE; encoded by the coding sequence ATGAGTAAAAAACAGAATCAGTCAATCATTCGGAAGATGATCAGCATTACAATCATTGCATTAATATTAGGCGCAGTTTGCTTTTTAGGCGGTGTCCTGTTAGCCCAGCGCACCCATTCTGGGAAAACTGTGATTACCAGCGATACGCTGTTCCAGCAGCTGCGGTCTGTCAGTCAGCTGACAACGGTAGAATATCATTATACCAATATGGGGAAGTTTGAGAAAAACGCGGATCTTAATGGCTGGACGATCCCGCTGACCAAGGCCAGCTTCATCCTAGCTTATGATGGTAAAATCACAGCTGGAGTTCGTCTGGATGACGTCAAGATTGATGTCGCTCAGACGACGATTACGATCACACTGCCCGCCGCGGAGATATTAAGTCATGAAGTGGATGAATCCAGTATTGAAGTGTATGATGAGTCCAATAACATCTTTAATCCGATCAGTATTTCTGATTATGCCGCTTTTTCCAAACAACAAAAAGAAGTGATGGAAAATAAAGTGATTGAAGGCGGATTGCTTCTGCAGGCGCGGCAGAAAGCAGGCGAGGTGATCAGTCAGTTATTGACGACGGCCAATCCGGAATATACAATTGTCGTGCAAGAAGCAAAATCGGAATAG
- a CDS encoding ribose-phosphate diphosphokinase, with the protein MIENAIVFALSSSVELAQEIVEYLGLPMGKISVKHFADGEIMVEPEETVRGRSVYIVQSTCSPVSDRLMEVLIAIDACKRASAGEITVIMPYYGYARQDRKARARQPITAKLVADLLQTAGADRVVTIDLHATQIQGFFNIPIDDLSAVAMIGQYFRSKSLDNVVVVSPDHGGTTRARRLADCLNAPMAIIDKRRPKPNVAEAMNVIGEVEGKTAIIVDDMADTCGTLIAGVNILKEKGAKEIYFACTHGLLSGPAIERIENSYIKEMVITNTIPLSEEKKQGTDKITLLSVGYMLAKTIEAIQLKNPVSAVYDLFND; encoded by the coding sequence ATGATCGAGAATGCAATTGTCTTCGCACTGTCCAGCAGTGTTGAACTGGCTCAGGAAATCGTTGAATACCTGGGCTTACCGATGGGAAAGATTTCTGTTAAGCATTTTGCGGATGGGGAAATTATGGTTGAACCGGAAGAAACCGTTCGCGGCCGTTCCGTATATATCGTTCAGTCGACTTGTTCGCCGGTCTCGGATCGCTTGATGGAAGTGCTGATTGCGATTGATGCCTGCAAGCGTGCCAGCGCAGGTGAAATCACAGTCATTATGCCGTACTACGGATATGCGCGTCAGGACCGCAAGGCCCGCGCACGTCAGCCGATCACGGCAAAATTGGTTGCGGATCTGCTTCAGACAGCCGGTGCTGACCGTGTTGTTACGATTGATCTGCATGCTACGCAGATTCAGGGTTTCTTCAATATTCCAATTGATGATTTAAGTGCTGTGGCGATGATCGGCCAGTATTTCCGTTCCAAGAGTCTGGATAATGTTGTGGTTGTTTCTCCGGATCATGGCGGAACAACGCGTGCCCGCCGTTTGGCTGACTGCCTGAACGCACCGATGGCCATTATTGACAAACGCCGTCCGAAACCGAATGTCGCTGAAGCGATGAATGTCATTGGTGAGGTTGAAGGCAAGACTGCGATCATCGTTGATGATATGGCAGATACATGCGGTACGTTAATTGCCGGCGTTAATATTCTGAAAGAAAAGGGCGCAAAAGAAATTTATTTCGCCTGCACTCATGGCCTGTTAAGCGGCCCTGCGATTGAACGGATTGAGAATTCCTATATTAAGGAAATGGTCATTACCAATACGATTCCGTTAAGTGAAGAAAAGAAACAAGGCACGGATAAGATCACATTATTATCTGTCGGCTACATGCTGGCGAAGACGATTGAAGCGATTCAACTGAAAAATCCAGTCAGCGCTGTTTACGATCTGTTTAACGACTAA
- the glmU gene encoding bifunctional UDP-N-acetylglucosamine diphosphorylase/glucosamine-1-phosphate N-acetyltransferase GlmU, protein MKSAIIMAAGKGTRMHSELPKVMHPVCQKPMLGHILDNLKKIQVDKIVTVVGFGHEQVEAAMSGQTEFVLQSPQLGTGHAVMQAAPILSQAEGKTLVVNGDCPCIQSSTYQGMLDALDQCGMVVLTAVLDDPKQYGRIVRNSEGLIEKIVEFKDCTEEQRKISEINTGIYCFDNQALFEHLKEIRNDNAQQEYYITDLVEILNRHGLGVKAKIVEDSFEASGVNDKKELAQATRWMQKRINEHWMEEGVTLINPDSTYIGPDVILGKDVTLYPNVYLEGNTVIHDGTTILPQSFLVNAVIGKNCTVDSSRITDSIIHDEVKIGPYAHLRMNCEVDSKNRIGNFVEFKNTKFGFDSRCAHLTYLGDSEVGSKVNIGCGVITVNYDGKNKFHTVIKDGAFIGSNVNLIAPVTVGENAVVAAGSTATKDVPDGDMAIGRVRQKNKPGYGLIYKNKEKK, encoded by the coding sequence ATGAAATCTGCGATTATTATGGCGGCAGGTAAAGGGACGCGTATGCATTCCGAACTGCCGAAGGTTATGCATCCGGTCTGCCAGAAGCCGATGTTGGGACATATTCTTGACAATCTGAAAAAGATTCAGGTAGACAAGATTGTGACGGTAGTCGGTTTTGGCCACGAACAAGTGGAAGCGGCAATGAGCGGACAGACGGAGTTTGTGCTTCAATCCCCACAGTTGGGAACGGGTCATGCCGTGATGCAGGCGGCGCCGATTCTAAGCCAGGCAGAAGGAAAAACCCTAGTCGTCAATGGGGATTGTCCCTGCATTCAAAGTTCAACTTATCAGGGAATGCTGGACGCCCTGGATCAGTGCGGCATGGTCGTTTTGACCGCAGTGCTGGACGATCCGAAACAGTACGGCCGAATTGTCCGTAATTCCGAAGGGTTAATTGAAAAGATCGTCGAATTCAAAGACTGTACGGAAGAACAGCGGAAAATCTCGGAAATCAATACCGGCATCTATTGTTTTGACAATCAGGCTCTGTTTGAGCATCTCAAGGAAATCCGCAACGACAATGCCCAGCAGGAGTATTATATTACGGATTTAGTTGAAATCTTGAACCGGCACGGACTCGGTGTCAAAGCCAAGATTGTGGAAGACAGCTTTGAAGCCAGCGGCGTCAACGACAAGAAGGAACTGGCGCAGGCAACCCGCTGGATGCAGAAGCGGATCAATGAACATTGGATGGAGGAAGGGGTCACGCTGATCAATCCAGACAGCACGTATATTGGACCGGATGTCATTCTGGGCAAAGACGTCACTTTGTATCCGAACGTCTATCTGGAAGGCAATACCGTGATTCATGACGGGACGACAATCCTTCCGCAGTCGTTTCTGGTTAACGCCGTGATCGGAAAGAACTGCACGGTTGACAGCTCGCGCATTACCGACAGTATTATCCATGACGAAGTGAAGATCGGACCTTACGCTCATCTGCGCATGAACTGCGAAGTAGACAGTAAGAATCGAATCGGAAATTTTGTCGAGTTTAAAAACACCAAGTTTGGCTTTGACAGCCGCTGTGCTCATCTGACCTATCTGGGTGACAGCGAAGTGGGCTCCAAGGTGAACATTGGCTGCGGCGTCATCACCGTCAATTATGACGGAAAAAACAAGTTCCATACTGTGATCAAAGACGGAGCCTTTATTGGCAGCAACGTCAATTTAATTGCACCGGTGACGGTCGGAGAAAATGCCGTCGTTGCCGCAGGATCAACTGCGACCAAGGATGTGCCGGACGGGGATATGGCAATTGGCCGCGTACGCCAGAAAAACAAGCCGGGTTATGGTCTTATCTACAAAAATAAAGAGAAAAAATAA
- a CDS encoding UvrD-helicase domain-containing protein has product MAIQWSEEQLKAIHTTDHNILVSASAGAGKTTVLVARLMKRMLQDHISIDRIVAMTFTEAAASEMKKRLLQSLNDKLQEPDLSEAEAQYCRQQLILLQSAHISTIHSFCLSVIKADYALIGLNPARIQHIFDDAAVAQMKEEAFTQACRNHMRQDPQQFTTLLQYFSSRSEDISELKKAVLAIAAKASGSQDPQAWIQAAAEAYTPIARLDQLPSPLKEIFFESCAVEAGRLEDCAVQMQRLLFDTYPDQAKQANEVLLFLGKLTPAIQAAKNADYREYRRALFGAIQTKISTLKDALEFNNLRKQLNALSKDLVSRTYSEETLLSDLALTYEVLKPLTALTLDYLTYYAQLKEAQEGIDFDDMEHFAYQILTAEKGLAAQRYRERFDEIMVDEFQDSNDLQNAIIGLISRGANVFRVGDVKQSIYRFRGGKPQIMRDLMNDPRPENCFIHLSSNYRSKQMIVDFNNDLFLRLMNIPGCSDQYTDHDCVKTGAPAQKQDNYPVEFHALMVKALKEQDEGTENLAANQIKAQYIAQQILTMHETSDFRHWKDYVVLVRSHAVKTHLKQAFEQAGIPYYIDAKAGFFQSEAMQILLSWFRILINPTDNLSLTAVLSSDFYQMNDEELAELAMKRGRQPLFDVLKEMHHPLVADRQRLNDLVQKQGLCALLDAMFQIHHFYEEHCTAQQRTNCDLLRQKAEQYSQEHSDSLTGFLGMIEQVSEEKTSEAIPVGNEDDVVKVMTIHQSKGLQFPVVFYWASSRIDIMDKKETCIADADLGIGLPALELPWRFKRPTAIRQAIEYKITLEELEENIRILYVALTRAQNQMILVDTVKGDLPQKPITMNTLLERKGTTDLILSAMCQSQAAFWKVRMIEDRWEVQQLQRRRPSIVAMPRYTEEKPLPITLTPSETEQTAYIPALFPNRTAIRPAQRGIQLHEAVELLPTEEWTEDLIRRLLPEIRLSDIRLLLQLSRQSLFQQCQRMNVEKELSFAVLSGNELIHGQMDYVAQDESRVILIDFKSDRHAQVDQLKTLYARQISIYQRCLHQMYPEKQIQTYLYSFDLDQFIEMTPETELAAA; this is encoded by the coding sequence ATGGCAATTCAATGGAGTGAGGAGCAGCTGAAAGCGATTCATACGACCGATCATAACATCCTCGTTTCGGCTTCTGCCGGAGCCGGCAAAACAACCGTTTTGGTCGCCCGTTTGATGAAACGAATGCTTCAAGATCACATCAGTATCGACCGCATTGTTGCGATGACCTTTACGGAGGCCGCCGCCAGTGAAATGAAAAAACGTCTGCTTCAAAGCCTGAACGACAAGCTGCAGGAACCAGATCTGAGCGAAGCGGAAGCCCAATACTGCCGGCAGCAGCTGATCCTTCTGCAGAGCGCCCATATCAGCACCATCCATTCCTTCTGTTTGTCTGTCATTAAGGCCGACTATGCGCTGATCGGATTAAATCCGGCCCGTATCCAGCATATTTTTGACGATGCGGCGGTCGCGCAGATGAAAGAGGAAGCTTTCACTCAGGCTTGCCGCAATCACATGCGGCAGGATCCGCAACAATTTACAACGCTGCTGCAGTATTTTTCCAGCCGCAGCGAGGACATATCAGAATTAAAGAAAGCGGTTCTGGCGATTGCCGCCAAAGCCAGCGGATCTCAGGATCCCCAAGCCTGGATTCAGGCTGCGGCCGAAGCCTATACCCCAATTGCCCGGCTTGATCAGCTGCCTTCTCCGCTGAAGGAAATCTTCTTTGAAAGCTGCGCGGTGGAAGCCGGCCGTCTGGAAGACTGTGCGGTTCAGATGCAGCGGCTTCTGTTTGACACTTATCCGGATCAAGCGAAGCAGGCGAATGAAGTTTTACTGTTTCTGGGAAAACTGACTCCCGCGATTCAGGCGGCAAAAAACGCAGATTACCGCGAATACCGCCGTGCCCTTTTCGGTGCGATCCAGACGAAAATCAGCACGTTGAAAGATGCGCTGGAATTCAACAATCTGCGCAAGCAGCTCAACGCCCTCTCGAAAGATCTTGTCAGCCGCACCTATTCCGAGGAAACGCTGCTTTCGGATCTGGCACTGACCTACGAAGTACTCAAGCCGCTGACTGCGCTGACGCTGGACTATCTGACTTACTATGCCCAGCTTAAAGAAGCGCAGGAAGGCATCGATTTTGATGATATGGAGCATTTCGCCTACCAGATCTTAACCGCAGAAAAGGGGTTGGCCGCACAACGCTACCGTGAACGGTTTGATGAAATCATGGTCGATGAGTTCCAGGATTCCAACGATCTTCAGAATGCGATTATCGGCTTAATTTCCCGTGGTGCCAATGTCTTCCGCGTCGGCGACGTCAAGCAGTCAATCTATCGTTTCCGCGGCGGAAAGCCTCAGATCATGCGCGATTTGATGAACGACCCGCGTCCGGAGAACTGTTTTATCCACCTTTCCAGCAACTATCGTTCCAAACAGATGATCGTGGATTTCAACAACGACCTGTTTCTGCGGCTGATGAACATTCCCGGCTGTTCTGATCAATATACTGATCATGACTGTGTTAAAACCGGAGCTCCGGCACAGAAGCAGGATAACTATCCTGTTGAATTCCATGCTTTAATGGTGAAAGCACTGAAAGAACAGGATGAGGGAACGGAGAATCTCGCTGCCAATCAGATCAAAGCTCAGTACATCGCCCAACAGATTCTAACGATGCATGAAACCTCAGACTTCCGGCACTGGAAAGACTATGTGGTTCTCGTGCGCTCCCATGCAGTCAAAACGCATTTAAAGCAGGCTTTTGAGCAGGCCGGCATTCCCTATTACATTGATGCCAAGGCTGGTTTCTTCCAATCGGAAGCGATGCAGATCCTGCTTTCCTGGTTTAGAATCCTGATCAATCCCACTGACAATTTATCGCTGACCGCGGTTTTATCTTCAGATTTTTATCAGATGAATGATGAAGAACTGGCTGAGCTGGCAATGAAGCGCGGACGTCAGCCTTTGTTTGATGTATTAAAGGAAATGCACCACCCGCTCGTCGCTGACCGCCAGCGACTGAATGACCTTGTGCAGAAACAGGGTCTGTGCGCCCTGCTTGACGCAATGTTTCAGATTCATCATTTTTATGAAGAACACTGCACGGCACAGCAACGCACCAACTGTGATTTACTGCGCCAGAAAGCGGAACAATACAGCCAAGAGCATTCTGATTCTCTGACTGGATTTCTGGGCATGATTGAACAGGTCAGCGAAGAAAAAACCTCAGAAGCCATTCCTGTAGGGAATGAAGATGACGTTGTGAAGGTCATGACAATTCATCAATCCAAGGGTCTGCAGTTTCCGGTTGTCTTTTACTGGGCAAGCAGCCGCATCGACATCATGGATAAAAAGGAAACCTGCATCGCCGACGCCGATCTGGGTATTGGACTTCCGGCTTTGGAACTGCCGTGGCGTTTTAAGCGTCCTACCGCCATTCGACAAGCCATTGAATACAAAATCACTTTGGAAGAATTGGAAGAAAACATCCGGATTCTTTATGTCGCATTAACGCGGGCCCAGAATCAAATGATTCTTGTCGATACGGTCAAAGGGGATCTGCCGCAAAAACCGATTACGATGAACACCCTGCTGGAGCGGAAAGGCACCACCGATTTAATTCTATCCGCGATGTGTCAAAGCCAGGCTGCTTTCTGGAAAGTTCGCATGATCGAAGACCGCTGGGAAGTCCAGCAGCTGCAGCGCCGCCGCCCATCCATTGTGGCAATGCCGCGCTACACGGAAGAAAAACCGCTGCCCATCACACTGACACCCTCGGAAACCGAACAAACAGCCTATATTCCCGCGCTGTTTCCAAATCGAACGGCAATCCGGCCAGCTCAGCGCGGCATTCAGCTGCATGAAGCCGTAGAATTATTGCCCACTGAGGAGTGGACGGAAGATCTGATCCGCCGACTTCTTCCTGAAATCAGATTATCCGACATTCGGCTTCTGCTTCAACTGAGCCGACAGTCCTTATTTCAACAATGTCAGAGAATGAACGTAGAGAAAGAACTCTCCTTCGCGGTACTTTCCGGCAATGAATTGATTCATGGCCAGATGGACTATGTTGCCCAGGACGAATCCCGTGTAATTCTCATTGATTTCAAGAGTGATCGTCATGCTCAGGTCGATCAGCTAAAGACACTGTATGCCCGGCAGATTTCTATTTATCAGCGCTGTTTACATCAAATGTACCCAGAAAAGCAGATCCAGACCTATCTGTATTCTTTCGATCTTGATCAATTTATTGAAATGACGCCGGAAACAGAACTAGCGGCTGCTTAG
- a CDS encoding sulfatase-like hydrolase/transferase yields the protein MKPNIVFYFTDQQRWDTLGCYGQPLPISPVLDQLAESGVLFEQAYTAQPVCGPCRALFQTGLYPTQTGCFRNSIALPEGVKTLGDYLTEAGYETGYVGKWHLASTGELEKKPDIDYTITAVPPELRGGYRGFWRAADVLEFTSHGYDGYVFDEHMQKREFKGYRVDCITDFGLEFLDQVQKDKPFFLTISHIEPHHQNDRHCYEGPAGSKTRFQDFVLPADLQALPGNAAEMYPDYLGCCRSLDDNLGRVVDKLKAMGVWENTILIFASDHGSHFMTRNRDAHLNGYDDYKRSCHDACLHVPLVICGPGFEGGKRISELVSTASLPKTILAMAGIDVRDQMIGENLQTVVDGKIQNRPNRIFAQISESRVGRCIRTADYLYSVYAPGVHGGEVMDSDLYEDDFLYDLKADPAQLHNCVADPRYQKIKDDLRAQLVEEMIQAHEKKPVIRDGSL from the coding sequence ATGAAGCCGAATATCGTATTTTATTTTACCGATCAGCAGCGCTGGGATACCTTGGGCTGTTATGGCCAGCCGCTTCCGATTTCCCCGGTTTTGGATCAGCTGGCCGAATCCGGCGTACTCTTTGAACAAGCTTATACTGCACAGCCTGTCTGCGGGCCCTGCCGGGCTTTATTTCAGACAGGATTATATCCTACGCAAACCGGCTGTTTCCGCAACAGCATCGCTTTGCCAGAAGGGGTTAAAACCCTGGGAGATTACCTGACGGAGGCTGGCTACGAAACCGGATATGTTGGAAAGTGGCATTTGGCCAGTACAGGAGAACTGGAAAAGAAACCGGATATCGACTATACGATAACCGCGGTTCCGCCTGAACTGCGGGGTGGCTATCGGGGTTTCTGGAGAGCAGCTGACGTTTTGGAATTTACATCCCATGGCTATGATGGCTATGTCTTTGACGAACACATGCAGAAGCGGGAATTCAAAGGTTACCGCGTGGACTGCATTACCGATTTTGGGCTGGAATTTTTAGATCAAGTTCAAAAAGACAAACCGTTCTTTTTAACGATCTCGCACATTGAGCCGCATCATCAGAATGATCGGCATTGTTATGAGGGGCCGGCAGGTTCTAAGACCCGGTTCCAGGATTTTGTGTTGCCTGCGGATTTACAGGCTCTGCCGGGGAATGCGGCCGAGATGTATCCAGATTATTTGGGCTGTTGCCGCTCTTTGGATGATAACTTAGGCCGTGTAGTGGACAAGCTGAAAGCCATGGGCGTATGGGAGAATACGATCCTGATCTTCGCTTCCGATCACGGATCCCATTTTATGACCCGCAATCGGGATGCCCATTTAAACGGCTATGATGATTACAAGCGTTCCTGTCATGACGCCTGTCTGCATGTGCCGTTAGTGATCTGCGGGCCAGGATTTGAAGGAGGCAAACGAATCAGCGAACTGGTCAGCACCGCTTCGCTGCCGAAAACAATTTTAGCCATGGCGGGCATCGACGTTAGAGATCAAATGATTGGCGAAAATCTGCAAACAGTGGTTGATGGTAAAATTCAGAACCGGCCAAACCGAATTTTTGCCCAGATCTCGGAAAGCCGTGTGGGCCGCTGCATCCGCACTGCGGATTATCTTTACAGTGTGTATGCGCCGGGCGTGCATGGCGGAGAGGTTATGGACAGTGATCTCTATGAAGACGATTTCTTATATGATCTGAAAGCCGATCCAGCTCAGCTGCACAACTGTGTCGCAGATCCTCGTTATCAGAAGATCAAGGATGACTTGCGGGCACAATTAGTTGAGGAAATGATCCAGGCTCACGAGAAAAAACCGGTTATCCGTGACGGAAGTTTGTAA